One genomic region from Streptomyces venezuelae encodes:
- a CDS encoding M6 family metalloprotease domain-containing protein, which translates to MRGQQPLGGVERPRLRSGAAAFTALAALAATGLVAGPAVGAPAGNPCTLPRTAAHHSLGLDTWNGSYPRPTRTLDAVMIFLSFPDSAPLTTPAELAADHFPATSEYFDRASYGRFDLRPHPRSDWTRMPQESGAYDIRRDWDSGKRAAYLRDAVAAVDADVDFSLYDVVYLVADPDAPGVDSDATKVVNLERPLKADGTEIKRVVTVFERHPPDRNVLAHETGHVFDLPDLYHRPSDGKGDWDTHVGDWDVMGSQFGLAPDLFGWHKWKLGWLSGAHVTCVQGPGPQLVSLEPTGAPPTESGTLGTRLAVVRTGPDSVLAIEARGAAGNDTETCTEGVLLYRVRNGAASGDGPVQVVDTHPRTEACWDRSVYPPLADAPLEEGETFTVPGTGVRVEVADRTEAGGWTVKVTPPGTG; encoded by the coding sequence GGGGAGTGGAGCGGCCGAGGCTGCGTTCCGGCGCGGCGGCCTTCACCGCGCTCGCCGCGCTCGCCGCCACCGGGCTCGTCGCGGGCCCCGCCGTCGGCGCGCCCGCGGGGAACCCCTGCACCCTGCCCCGCACCGCGGCCCACCACTCGCTCGGCCTCGACACCTGGAACGGCTCCTACCCGCGCCCCACCCGCACCCTCGACGCAGTCATGATCTTCCTGTCCTTCCCGGACTCCGCCCCGCTCACCACCCCGGCGGAACTCGCTGCCGACCACTTCCCGGCCACCAGCGAGTACTTCGACCGCGCCTCCTACGGCCGCTTCGACCTGCGCCCGCACCCGCGGTCCGACTGGACCCGGATGCCGCAGGAGTCGGGGGCGTACGACATACGGCGCGACTGGGACTCCGGGAAGCGCGCGGCCTATCTGCGCGACGCGGTCGCCGCCGTCGACGCGGACGTCGACTTCTCCCTGTACGACGTCGTCTACCTGGTCGCCGACCCGGACGCGCCCGGCGTGGACTCCGACGCGACGAAGGTCGTCAACCTCGAACGCCCGCTGAAGGCCGACGGCACCGAGATCAAGCGGGTCGTCACGGTCTTCGAGCGGCACCCGCCCGACCGGAACGTCCTCGCCCACGAGACCGGCCACGTCTTCGACCTGCCCGACCTGTACCACCGCCCGTCGGACGGCAAGGGAGACTGGGACACCCATGTGGGCGACTGGGACGTCATGGGCAGTCAGTTCGGGCTCGCGCCCGACCTCTTCGGCTGGCACAAGTGGAAGCTCGGCTGGCTCTCCGGCGCCCACGTGACCTGCGTCCAGGGGCCCGGCCCCCAGCTGGTCAGCCTGGAGCCGACCGGCGCCCCGCCCACGGAGAGCGGCACCCTCGGTACCCGGCTCGCCGTCGTCAGGACCGGCCCCGACAGCGTCCTGGCGATCGAGGCCCGCGGCGCCGCCGGCAACGACACCGAGACCTGCACCGAGGGCGTCCTCCTCTACCGGGTGCGCAACGGCGCGGCCTCCGGCGACGGCCCGGTCCAGGTCGTCGACACCCACCCGCGCACCGAGGCGTGCTGGGACCGCTCCGTCTACCCGCCGCTCGCGGACGCGCCGCTGGAGGAGGGCGAGACCTTCACCGTGCCGGGCACGGGTGTACGCGTCGAGGTGGCGGACCGCACGGAGGCGGGCGGCTGGACGGTGAAGGTCACCCCGCCCGGCACGGGCTGA
- a CDS encoding TetR/AcrR family transcriptional regulator C-terminal domain-containing protein — protein sequence MPRPRSLTQDQLAAAALTVIDRDGLAALSMRAVAKELGVSTMGLYRYVADRDELEELVVEHVLGSVDATPPAAPAPWQERIEIMARRLRDGVAAHPGAVPLTVTHRHRAVAGLQWSETVLGILTEAGIDGGRRVVALRALHGYVTGAIQLEHLGPLAGEGTAAIAALPEDRFPHLTETARSAGGVGPDEEFFGGLRLLLLGLTAEPAS from the coding sequence ATGCCTCGACCTCGCTCCCTCACCCAGGACCAGCTGGCAGCCGCCGCGCTCACCGTCATCGACCGCGACGGGCTCGCCGCACTCTCCATGCGCGCCGTCGCCAAGGAGCTCGGCGTGAGCACCATGGGGCTCTATCGCTACGTGGCCGACCGCGACGAACTGGAGGAGCTCGTGGTCGAACACGTCCTCGGCTCCGTCGACGCCACCCCGCCCGCCGCGCCCGCGCCCTGGCAGGAACGGATCGAGATCATGGCGAGGCGGCTGCGCGACGGCGTGGCCGCCCACCCCGGGGCCGTCCCCCTGACCGTCACCCACCGGCACCGCGCCGTCGCGGGGCTGCAGTGGTCGGAGACCGTGCTCGGCATCCTGACCGAAGCGGGGATCGACGGCGGCCGGCGGGTCGTCGCCCTGCGCGCCCTCCACGGGTACGTGACCGGGGCGATCCAGCTCGAACACCTGGGGCCGCTCGCCGGCGAGGGCACGGCGGCCATCGCCGCACTGCCCGAGGACCGCTTCCCCCACCTGACGGAGACCGCGCGGAGCGCGGGAGGCGTCGGACCGGACGAGGAGTTCTTCGGCGGCCTGCGCCTGCTCCTGCTCGGCCTGACCGCCGAGCCGGCCTCGTAA
- a CDS encoding peroxiredoxin-like family protein — protein sequence MRTPMSRRLEPGHAVPRRTLDPVLGPPVTLPDPGRHTHVQFRRFAGCPVCNLHLRSVVLRHEEIERAGIREVVLFHSPADELREHVAHLPFAVVADPDRLLYAEFGVEAHRRSLLDPRAWPAIVRAIARGAYELARGRGQLPATSQPAGRLGLPADFLIAPDGRLLAVKYGEHVYDQWSVDELLTLASALPTAR from the coding sequence ATGCGCACACCCATGTCCCGCAGGCTGGAGCCCGGCCACGCCGTGCCCCGCCGCACTCTCGACCCGGTCCTCGGCCCCCCGGTGACCCTCCCGGATCCCGGACGCCACACCCACGTGCAGTTCCGGCGCTTCGCCGGCTGCCCGGTCTGCAACCTCCACCTGCGGTCGGTGGTTCTGCGGCACGAGGAGATCGAACGGGCCGGCATCCGGGAGGTCGTGCTCTTCCACTCGCCCGCGGACGAGCTCCGCGAGCACGTGGCCCATCTCCCCTTCGCCGTCGTCGCGGACCCCGACCGGCTCCTGTACGCCGAGTTCGGCGTCGAGGCCCACCGCAGGTCCCTGCTCGACCCGCGCGCGTGGCCTGCGATCGTCCGGGCCATCGCGCGCGGCGCCTACGAGCTGGCCCGCGGCCGAGGCCAGCTGCCCGCCACCTCGCAGCCGGCCGGTCGGCTCGGCCTGCCGGCCGACTTCCTGATCGCTCCCGACGGCCGGCTCCTCGCCGTGAAGTACGGCGAGCACGTCTACGACCAGTGGTCGGTGGACGAGCTCCTCACCCTCGCGTCGGCCCTCCCGACGGCGCGGTGA
- a CDS encoding AAA domain-containing protein produces the protein MTIPEPRFDPSAEAGRATDGILADTLHGTSRGVVVDSPPGAGKSTLVVRAALELAAAGRPLMVVAQTNAQVDDLVLRLAEKEPGLDVGRLHSSDSDAYDKALDDLANVRKSAKPGELTGLPVVLSTSAKWAHVKNVEPWAHAIVDEAYQMRSDALLAVAGLFERALFVGDPGQLDPFSVVGAEQWAGLSYDPSASAVSTLLAHNPELPQHRLPVSWRLPASAAPLVSDAFYPYTPFRSGTGPGDRKLSFSVASDGSGPDRVLDEAAESGWGLLELPARTTPRTDPEAVGAVALVVRRLLDRGGAAVSERSETPVPLTPDRVAVGTAHRDQAAAVRAALAGLGVTGVTVDTANRLQGREYDVTVVLHPLSGRPDATAFHLETGRLCVLASRHRHACIVVCRAGVAELLDEHPSTEPVQLGAAVSFPDGWEANHAVLSHLAKHRVPWRP, from the coding sequence GTGACGATTCCCGAGCCGCGTTTCGATCCGTCCGCCGAGGCCGGCCGGGCGACCGACGGCATCCTGGCGGACACCCTGCACGGCACCTCACGGGGTGTCGTCGTGGACTCCCCGCCGGGCGCCGGGAAGTCGACCCTGGTCGTCCGGGCCGCTCTCGAACTGGCCGCCGCCGGGCGCCCCCTGATGGTCGTCGCGCAGACGAACGCGCAGGTGGACGATCTGGTGCTGCGGCTCGCCGAGAAGGAGCCCGGCCTGGATGTGGGGCGGCTGCACTCGAGCGACAGCGACGCGTACGACAAGGCGCTCGACGACCTGGCCAACGTACGGAAGTCGGCGAAGCCCGGCGAGCTGACGGGGCTGCCGGTCGTCCTCTCCACCTCTGCCAAGTGGGCGCACGTGAAGAACGTCGAGCCGTGGGCGCACGCGATCGTCGACGAGGCGTACCAGATGCGCTCGGACGCGCTCCTCGCCGTGGCGGGGCTGTTCGAGCGGGCGCTGTTCGTGGGCGACCCCGGGCAGCTCGACCCCTTCTCGGTGGTGGGCGCGGAGCAGTGGGCGGGGCTCTCGTACGACCCGTCGGCGAGCGCGGTCTCCACGCTGCTCGCGCACAATCCGGAGCTTCCGCAGCACCGGCTGCCGGTGTCCTGGCGGCTGCCCGCCTCGGCGGCGCCGCTGGTCTCGGACGCCTTCTACCCGTACACGCCGTTCCGCAGCGGCACCGGACCCGGGGACCGGAAGCTCTCGTTCTCGGTGGCGTCGGACGGTTCGGGTCCCGACCGGGTCCTCGACGAGGCCGCGGAGTCGGGCTGGGGGCTGCTCGAACTGCCGGCCCGCACGACCCCGCGCACCGACCCGGAGGCGGTCGGCGCGGTCGCCCTGGTCGTCCGGCGGCTCCTGGACCGGGGCGGTGCCGCGGTCTCGGAGCGCTCCGAGACCCCCGTGCCCCTGACGCCCGACCGGGTCGCGGTCGGCACCGCCCACCGCGACCAGGCGGCGGCGGTGCGGGCGGCGCTCGCGGGGCTCGGTGTGACGGGCGTGACGGTGGACACCGCGAACCGGCTCCAGGGGCGCGAGTACGACGTCACGGTCGTCCTCCATCCGCTGTCCGGCCGCCCGGACGCGACCGCCTTCCACCTGGAGACGGGCCGCCTGTGCGTGCTGGCCTCCCGGCACCGGCACGCCTGCATCGTGGTCTGCCGCGCGGGCGTCGCGGAGCTGCTCGACGAGCACCCGTCGACGGAGCCGGTCCAGCTGGGCGCGGCGGTGTCGTTCCCCGACGGCTGGGAGGCGAACCACGCGGTCCTCTCCCACCTGGCGAAGCACCGTGTCCCATGGCGTCCGTAG
- a CDS encoding histidine phosphatase family protein, whose product MAPRILLARHGQTEWSLLGRHTGRTDIPLLDEGRRGAKLLGERLHRGPWQGLPDVEVRTSPLVRASETCALAGFADRAEPWDALMEWDYGAYEGMTPAQIQAIRPGWLIWRDGVPEGESMAQLSDRADEVVEWARSADRDVLVFAHGHILRSIGARWLGEDVSYASRIRLDPTSLSALGWAYGAPAIERWNDTGHLE is encoded by the coding sequence ATGGCACCGCGCATCCTGCTCGCCCGGCACGGCCAGACCGAGTGGTCGCTCCTCGGCCGGCACACCGGCAGGACCGACATCCCCCTGCTCGACGAGGGCCGGCGCGGCGCGAAGCTGCTCGGCGAGCGGCTGCACCGCGGCCCCTGGCAGGGCCTGCCCGACGTGGAGGTGCGCACCAGCCCGCTGGTCCGCGCGAGCGAGACCTGCGCCCTCGCCGGCTTCGCCGACCGCGCCGAGCCGTGGGACGCGCTGATGGAGTGGGACTACGGCGCGTACGAGGGCATGACCCCGGCCCAGATCCAGGCGATCCGCCCCGGCTGGCTGATCTGGCGCGACGGCGTCCCCGAGGGCGAGTCCATGGCGCAGCTCTCGGACCGTGCCGACGAGGTCGTGGAGTGGGCCCGGTCCGCCGACCGTGACGTCCTGGTCTTCGCCCACGGCCACATCCTGCGCTCGATCGGCGCGCGCTGGCTCGGTGAGGACGTCTCGTACGCCTCCCGCATCCGCCTCGACCCGACGAGTCTCTCGGCCCTGGGCTGGGCCTACGGCGCACCGGCGATCGAGCGCTGGAACGACACCGGTCACCTGGAGTAG
- a CDS encoding tetratricopeptide repeat protein — MAMSRAVPNLAFRRLRGQHSPAEFAAAVRRAAREIGEQVACDARYIGRVEAGEIRCPNYAYERVFLHMFPGLGLSDLGFSARETVRGRRQGAPAGASPPAAIPTRNDEESDVLRRAFMTSGSATLAVASLGLGGPAVAIPAPRGTHRIGETEVRAVEEAVRQIRLLDDRHGADGLYKVAAQPLRTAYALLDTGSMTRRSTEDRLHAGAGELSLSVGWLAHDSGRHEDARSHYAEALATARVSGNAALEAHAFCNTSFLARDTGRYREAVRAAQAGLRAAQPLDSARLLSLLSLREAGAWAGLGDRSACDQALGRAHTHFDRGPSDGDPEWMSFFGEPEREALEAQCWAALGEWGRAARHAHRATVLQNPYFARNLALYRAHLARDLAHAGRPDEAAAEAKRVAESLDGIASARIRGMLAETGRVLAAY, encoded by the coding sequence ATGGCGATGTCACGGGCAGTTCCCAATCTCGCCTTCCGCCGGCTCCGCGGACAGCACTCGCCGGCGGAGTTCGCCGCGGCTGTCCGCCGGGCGGCGCGGGAGATCGGCGAACAGGTCGCGTGCGACGCCCGCTACATCGGGCGCGTGGAAGCGGGCGAGATCCGCTGCCCCAACTACGCGTACGAGCGGGTCTTCCTGCACATGTTCCCCGGACTCGGCCTCTCCGACCTGGGCTTCTCCGCGCGGGAGACGGTGCGCGGCCGGCGGCAGGGCGCCCCGGCCGGGGCCTCGCCTCCCGCCGCGATCCCGACCCGGAACGATGAGGAGAGCGACGTGCTGCGTCGCGCATTCATGACGAGCGGCTCCGCCACCCTGGCGGTCGCCTCGCTGGGACTCGGCGGCCCCGCCGTCGCGATCCCCGCCCCCCGCGGCACCCACAGGATCGGCGAGACCGAGGTCCGGGCCGTCGAGGAGGCCGTACGGCAGATCCGTCTGCTCGACGACCGGCACGGCGCCGACGGGCTCTACAAGGTGGCCGCGCAGCCGCTCCGTACCGCGTACGCGCTGCTCGACACGGGGAGCATGACCCGCCGCTCCACCGAGGACCGGCTGCACGCGGGCGCCGGCGAGCTGTCCCTCTCCGTCGGCTGGCTCGCCCACGACTCGGGCCGCCACGAGGACGCGCGCTCGCACTACGCCGAGGCCCTCGCCACCGCGCGGGTCTCGGGGAACGCGGCCCTGGAGGCGCACGCCTTCTGCAACACCTCGTTCCTGGCCCGGGACACCGGCCGGTACCGCGAGGCGGTCCGGGCGGCGCAGGCGGGGCTGCGGGCCGCGCAGCCCCTCGACTCGGCCCGGCTGCTCTCGCTGCTCTCGCTGCGGGAGGCCGGTGCGTGGGCGGGGCTCGGCGACCGGTCCGCCTGCGACCAGGCCCTCGGCCGCGCCCACACGCACTTCGACCGTGGGCCGTCCGACGGCGACCCCGAGTGGATGTCGTTCTTCGGCGAGCCCGAGCGGGAGGCCCTGGAGGCCCAGTGCTGGGCGGCCCTCGGCGAGTGGGGGCGCGCCGCCCGCCACGCCCACCGGGCCACGGTCCTGCAGAATCCGTACTTCGCCCGGAACCTCGCGCTCTACCGCGCCCATCTGGCCAGGGACCTGGCGCACGCGGGGCGCCCGGACGAGGCGGCGGCGGAGGCTAAGCGCGTCGCGGAGTCCCTCGACGGCATCGCCTCGGCCCGCATCCGCGGGATGCTCGCCGAGACCGGCCGGGTCCTCGCCGCGTACTGA
- a CDS encoding spermidine synthase: MARNRQRDRAASAAAVVETVDGGLAELVPDRERPRAWTLLIDGAPQSHVDLDDPAYLSFEYQRRLGHIADLAAPPNRPLQVVHLGGGAFTLARYVAATRPRSTQQVVELDGPLVQFVRRELPLDPGARIRVRSTDARAGLAKVQDGWADLVIADVFSGARTPAHLTSTEFLGEVRRVLRPGGLYAANLADGPPLTHLRGQIATAATVFSELALTADPTVLRGRRFGNAVLVASDRELPVAELTRRVATDPHPGRVEHGKELADFAGGAAPVTDASAKPSPVPPASVFR; this comes from the coding sequence GTGGCCAGGAACAGACAGCGCGACCGGGCGGCGTCCGCCGCCGCCGTCGTCGAGACCGTCGACGGCGGGCTCGCCGAACTCGTACCCGACCGGGAGCGTCCGCGCGCCTGGACGCTGCTCATCGACGGTGCCCCGCAGTCGCACGTCGACCTGGACGATCCGGCGTATCTCTCCTTCGAGTACCAGCGGCGCCTCGGGCACATCGCCGATCTCGCCGCCCCGCCGAACCGGCCGCTCCAGGTCGTGCACCTCGGCGGCGGCGCCTTCACCCTCGCCCGGTACGTCGCCGCGACCCGGCCCCGCTCCACCCAGCAGGTCGTCGAGCTCGACGGCCCGCTGGTCCAGTTCGTCCGCCGCGAGCTGCCGCTCGACCCCGGGGCCCGGATCCGCGTCCGCTCGACCGACGCCCGGGCCGGACTCGCCAAGGTGCAGGACGGCTGGGCGGACCTCGTCATCGCCGACGTGTTCAGCGGGGCCCGCACCCCGGCCCATCTGACCAGCACCGAGTTCCTCGGCGAGGTGCGGCGCGTCCTGCGGCCCGGCGGCCTCTACGCGGCGAACCTGGCCGACGGCCCGCCCCTGACCCATCTCCGCGGGCAGATAGCCACGGCCGCCACCGTCTTCTCCGAACTGGCCCTGACCGCCGATCCCACGGTGCTGCGCGGTCGCCGCTTCGGGAACGCGGTGCTGGTCGCCTCCGACCGCGAGCTGCCGGTGGCCGAGCTGACCCGCCGGGTCGCGACCGATCCGCACCCGGGCCGGGTGGAGCACGGCAAGGAGCTCGCCGACTTCGCGGGCGGCGCGGCCCCCGTCACCGACGCGAGCGCCAAGCCCTCTCCCGTACCGCCCGCCTCCGTCTTCCGCTGA
- a CDS encoding response regulator transcription factor, translated as MASVLVVEDDQFVRSALIRRLSEASHTVRSVGTALEALREVAHFRFDVVILDLGLPDLDGSEALKMLRGITDVPVIIATARDDEAEIVRLLHAGADDYLVKPFSVDHLSARMAAVLRRARSGAGEAPPPRVIRVGGLTVDPLRRQAELDGAPLDLTRREFDLLAFLAGRPGVVVPRKELLAEVWQQSYGDDQTIDVHLSWLRRKLGETAARPRYLHTLRGVGVKLEPPREPQP; from the coding sequence ATGGCAAGTGTGCTCGTGGTCGAGGACGACCAGTTCGTGCGCTCCGCCCTCATCCGCCGGCTCTCCGAGGCCTCCCACACGGTACGGAGCGTCGGGACGGCCCTGGAGGCGTTGCGCGAGGTCGCCCATTTCCGTTTCGACGTGGTCATCCTCGACCTCGGACTGCCAGATCTGGACGGGTCCGAGGCGCTCAAGATGCTGCGCGGAATCACCGACGTACCGGTGATCATCGCGACCGCCCGGGACGACGAGGCCGAGATCGTACGGCTCCTGCACGCCGGCGCGGACGACTACCTCGTGAAGCCCTTCTCGGTGGACCACCTCTCGGCCCGCATGGCGGCCGTCCTGCGCCGGGCGCGGTCCGGCGCGGGCGAGGCGCCGCCGCCCCGCGTCATCCGGGTCGGCGGCCTCACCGTCGACCCGCTGCGCCGTCAGGCGGAGCTGGACGGGGCGCCCTTGGACCTCACCCGGCGCGAGTTCGACCTGCTCGCCTTCCTCGCCGGGCGGCCCGGCGTGGTCGTGCCGCGCAAGGAGCTGCTCGCCGAGGTGTGGCAGCAGTCCTACGGGGACGACCAGACCATCGACGTACATTTGTCATGGCTGCGGCGGAAGTTGGGTGAAACGGCAGCCCGGCCGCGCTACCTGCACACCCTGCGCGGGGTGGGCGTGAAGCTGGAGCCGCCCCGGGAGCCGCAGCCGTGA
- a CDS encoding sensor histidine kinase gives MRWALVKVALAVTVMVVVAFAVPLGLVVKEMARDRAFSNAERRAAGLAPVLAITTDRQELDKAVATTEDGAAGRLAVHVPAAEPGGTALEIGTRRAGAEELAATRRLGRASIAEVPGGFALLQPTALSSGQVAVVELFVPEGEVSNGVATAWLVLAGVGIALIVGSVAVADRLGVRMVRPAQRLAGAAHDLGEGRLGARVPEEGPPELKSAAVAFNSMADQVVQLLANERELAADLSHRLRTPLTVLRLNAASLGSGPAAEQTRAAVEQLEREVDIIIRTAREAKPQTQATGPGAGCDAAEVVRERMDFWSALAEDEGRRVRVAGVERPVRIPVARPELVAALDALLGNVFRHTPEGTAFSIDVHNGDDAVIVLVSDAGAGIADPAAALARGNSGARPGSTGLGLDIVRRMAEATGGDVAIGHSVLGGTEVRVWIGLDGRRSGATAGRRDRRPARRRRGGGTGTRRAADA, from the coding sequence GTGAGGTGGGCACTCGTCAAGGTGGCGCTGGCCGTCACCGTGATGGTCGTCGTCGCCTTCGCCGTACCCCTCGGGCTCGTCGTCAAGGAGATGGCCCGCGACCGGGCCTTCTCCAACGCCGAACGGCGGGCCGCCGGCCTCGCCCCCGTCCTCGCGATCACCACCGACCGCCAGGAGCTGGACAAGGCCGTCGCCACCACCGAGGACGGGGCCGCCGGGCGGCTCGCCGTCCACGTGCCCGCCGCCGAACCGGGCGGCACGGCCCTGGAGATCGGCACCCGCAGGGCCGGCGCCGAGGAGCTCGCGGCCACCCGCCGGCTCGGCCGGGCCTCCATCGCCGAGGTGCCCGGCGGCTTCGCGCTGCTCCAGCCCACCGCGCTCAGCAGCGGCCAGGTCGCCGTCGTCGAACTCTTCGTCCCCGAGGGCGAGGTCAGCAACGGCGTCGCCACCGCCTGGCTGGTCCTGGCCGGCGTCGGCATCGCGCTGATCGTCGGCTCCGTCGCCGTCGCCGACCGGCTCGGCGTCCGCATGGTCCGGCCCGCCCAGCGGCTCGCGGGAGCCGCCCACGACCTCGGCGAGGGCCGGCTCGGCGCGCGGGTGCCGGAGGAGGGCCCGCCGGAGCTCAAGTCGGCGGCCGTCGCCTTCAACTCGATGGCCGACCAGGTCGTCCAGCTCCTCGCCAACGAGCGCGAGCTCGCCGCCGACCTCTCCCACCGGCTCCGCACTCCGCTGACGGTGCTGCGGCTCAACGCGGCCTCGCTCGGCTCAGGACCCGCCGCCGAGCAGACCCGGGCCGCCGTCGAACAGCTGGAGCGCGAGGTCGACATCATCATCCGCACGGCCCGGGAGGCGAAGCCGCAGACCCAGGCGACCGGGCCCGGCGCCGGCTGCGACGCCGCCGAGGTGGTCCGGGAGCGCATGGACTTCTGGTCGGCGCTCGCCGAGGACGAGGGCCGGCGGGTCCGGGTCGCGGGCGTCGAGCGGCCGGTACGCATCCCGGTGGCCCGCCCCGAACTCGTCGCCGCCCTCGACGCCCTGCTCGGCAACGTCTTCCGGCACACCCCCGAGGGCACCGCCTTCTCCATCGACGTCCACAACGGCGACGACGCCGTCATCGTCCTCGTCTCCGACGCGGGCGCCGGCATCGCCGACCCCGCCGCAGCCCTGGCCCGCGGCAACAGCGGCGCCAGGCCCGGCTCCACGGGCCTCGGCCTGGACATCGTGCGGCGGATGGCGGAGGCCACCGGCGGAGACGTCGCCATCGGGCACTCCGTCCTCGGCGGCACCGAGGTCCGCGTCTGGATCGGGCTCGACGGGCGCCGCTCGGGCGCCACGGCCGGCCGCCGCGACCGCCGCCCGGCCCGCCGCCGCCGCGGCGGGGGCACGGGCACCCGGCGCGCCGCCGACGCCTGA
- a CDS encoding cellulose binding domain-containing protein gives MGTSSHRRRASTRTKAVGAVVAAAIVGGVAFALGGTAQAAAVGAAYTRTSAWTGGYTGQYVVTNETTTAQSDWTLEFDLPAGTTIGSLWNGEHTVSGGHVTVKPASWNRQLGPGQSVTVGFVTSAAGTAGDPSGCLINKAACSAGGPAPTPSGRPTEQPTATASPSATATAKPTPTATATATVKPTPTATATTAPPTPAPTPTATGAPAGAAKYAPYVDTSLYPTYDLLATADATGVKEFNLAFITSGGSCAPLWGGVTDLANDRVAAQVGALRAKGGDVRVSFGGAAGHELALNCSSSSALAAAYGKVIDQYKLTKVDFDVEGAALPDTAANTRRSQAIAQLQKTHPGLNVSFTLPVMPEGLTQPGVALLADAKKNGVRVDAVNIMAMDYGPAYSADMGTYAIQAATATQAQVKGVLGLSDAAAWKAVAVTPMIGVNDVTTEIFKVDDATQLVDFARSKGIGWLSMWSSTRDKQCAAGAVNHADATCSSILQAPLAFTKAFAAYK, from the coding sequence ATGGGCACCAGTTCGCACCGGCGCAGGGCGAGCACCAGGACCAAGGCCGTCGGAGCCGTCGTCGCGGCGGCGATCGTCGGCGGCGTCGCCTTCGCGCTCGGCGGGACCGCGCAGGCCGCCGCCGTCGGCGCCGCGTACACCCGGACCAGCGCCTGGACCGGCGGCTACACCGGCCAGTACGTCGTCACCAACGAGACGACCACCGCCCAGTCCGACTGGACCCTGGAGTTCGACCTCCCGGCCGGGACGACCATCGGCTCCCTCTGGAACGGCGAGCACACCGTCTCCGGCGGCCACGTCACCGTGAAGCCCGCGAGCTGGAACCGGCAGCTCGGCCCCGGCCAGTCCGTCACCGTCGGCTTCGTGACCTCCGCCGCGGGCACCGCGGGCGACCCGTCCGGCTGCCTCATCAACAAGGCCGCCTGCTCCGCCGGAGGCCCCGCCCCCACCCCCAGCGGCCGCCCCACCGAGCAGCCCACCGCGACCGCCTCCCCCTCGGCGACCGCCACCGCGAAGCCCACCCCGACCGCCACCGCCACCGCGACGGTGAAGCCGACCCCGACGGCCACCGCCACCACGGCGCCGCCCACCCCGGCCCCCACCCCCACCGCGACCGGCGCCCCCGCCGGCGCCGCCAAGTACGCCCCGTACGTCGACACCTCGCTCTACCCGACGTACGACCTGCTCGCGACCGCCGACGCCACCGGCGTGAAGGAGTTCAACCTCGCCTTCATCACCTCCGGCGGCTCCTGCGCCCCGCTCTGGGGCGGGGTCACCGACCTCGCGAACGACAGGGTCGCGGCCCAGGTCGGCGCCCTGCGCGCCAAGGGCGGCGACGTCCGCGTCTCCTTCGGCGGCGCCGCCGGCCACGAGCTGGCGCTGAACTGCTCGTCCTCCTCGGCGCTCGCCGCCGCGTACGGCAAGGTCATCGACCAGTACAAGCTGACCAAGGTCGACTTCGACGTCGAGGGCGCCGCCCTGCCGGACACGGCCGCCAACACCCGCCGCTCCCAGGCGATCGCCCAGCTCCAGAAGACCCACCCGGGCCTGAACGTCTCCTTCACCCTGCCCGTCATGCCCGAGGGCCTGACGCAGCCGGGCGTGGCACTGCTCGCCGACGCGAAGAAGAACGGCGTCCGCGTCGACGCCGTCAACATCATGGCGATGGACTACGGCCCGGCGTACAGCGCGGACATGGGCACGTACGCGATCCAGGCCGCGACCGCGACCCAGGCCCAGGTCAAGGGAGTCCTCGGGCTCTCCGACGCGGCCGCCTGGAAGGCCGTCGCCGTCACCCCGATGATCGGTGTCAACGACGTCACGACCGAGATCTTCAAGGTCGACGACGCCACGCAGCTCGTCGACTTCGCGAGGTCGAAGGGGATCGGCTGGCTCTCGATGTGGTCCTCGACCCGTGACAAGCAGTGCGCGGCCGGCGCCGTGAACCACGCCGACGCCACCTGCTCGTCGATCCTCCAGGCACCCCTGGCCTTCACCAAGGCCTTCGCCGCCTACAAGTAG